A stretch of the Bdellovibrio sp. 22V genome encodes the following:
- a CDS encoding EF-hand domain-containing protein yields MGKSIKSTSLLALLLALGSSSYAAESDKDFPMSVNSTTSGETVISAPATGLVTRSGKATTIVKINNSCFGTNLRGVGNPVAPTAIIKGDLVVNIGGKSYPMSVEYPAALVAKGGLTSNEPIRAMDPDKFKINGGGSAAIWGNSVILRTPIPAGVTVDSSGNIAVSADRDVYLESYSFSQIVTECGGPAVYGAYGYSSYTATTNCGDYMGKNGPLSVTFGGVTISPDKSNVDINVSFPGQTGFCGGYWSPLMVFFDDNRPTFANTTDFPLNPMGRTSWPEANAPGWFVALDRDHSGKIDKKDELFGDNASEENGFEVLKKFDSNGDGFIDKKDKEFKKLVLWNDKNGDGVSQKEELVALSKKVMKISLNYEKGIVQPIGQTAEARERSKFWWKEKGKVREGQVVDIWLAPVNTKLSQR; encoded by the coding sequence ATGGGGAAATCAATCAAATCGACAAGCTTGCTCGCGCTGCTACTTGCTTTAGGTTCATCCTCGTATGCCGCGGAGTCTGACAAAGACTTTCCGATGTCTGTGAATTCCACAACGTCAGGAGAGACGGTTATTTCAGCGCCGGCGACAGGTTTGGTGACCCGCTCAGGGAAGGCGACAACAATCGTTAAAATTAACAATTCTTGCTTTGGAACGAACTTGCGTGGTGTCGGAAATCCTGTGGCTCCAACGGCCATCATCAAAGGTGATCTTGTCGTTAATATCGGCGGGAAAAGTTATCCGATGAGTGTTGAGTATCCCGCGGCCTTGGTTGCTAAAGGTGGGTTGACGTCGAACGAACCTATTCGCGCTATGGACCCTGACAAGTTCAAAATCAACGGCGGCGGAAGCGCGGCTATCTGGGGGAACTCAGTCATTTTAAGAACACCCATTCCAGCAGGTGTGACCGTGGATTCTTCGGGTAATATCGCCGTGTCTGCCGACCGCGATGTTTACTTGGAGAGTTATTCGTTCTCGCAAATAGTTACTGAATGCGGAGGTCCTGCAGTCTATGGCGCTTATGGATATTCCTCTTACACTGCGACAACAAACTGCGGTGACTATATGGGAAAAAACGGTCCTCTTTCTGTGACATTCGGAGGAGTGACGATTTCACCAGATAAATCCAACGTGGATATCAACGTTTCATTCCCAGGACAAACGGGATTCTGTGGCGGTTACTGGTCGCCTTTAATGGTTTTCTTTGATGACAATCGTCCTACGTTTGCTAATACCACGGACTTTCCGTTAAACCCTATGGGAAGAACTTCTTGGCCTGAAGCCAATGCGCCAGGTTGGTTCGTAGCTCTCGATCGCGATCACTCGGGTAAAATCGATAAAAAGGACGAGTTGTTTGGTGACAATGCTTCTGAAGAAAACGGATTTGAGGTCTTGAAAAAGTTCGATTCCAATGGCGACGGATTTATTGATAAAAAAGATAAAGAGTTCAAAAAATTAGTCCTTTGGAATGACAAAAACGGTGACGGTGTTTCTCAGAAAGAAGAGCTGGTTGCGCTTTCTAAAAAGGTGATGAAGATTTCCTTAAACTACGAAAAGGGAATTGTGCAGCCTATCGGTCAAACAGCTGAAGCGCGTGAAAGATCTAAATTCTGGTGGAAAGAAAAAGGCAAAGTTCGTGAAGGTCAGGTTGTCGATATCTGGTTGGCTCCTGTGAATACGAAGCTCAGCCAAAGATAA
- a CDS encoding cation diffusion facilitator family transporter, producing the protein MSEAKQNQHHHSHSHSHGHHHHHGHGDVLGRMKMALALNLGFACIELVGGLWTNSVAILSDALHDFGDAIAVLLAIFLEKFSHKKSDGSFSYGYRRFSTLGAVITGVILVAGSIFILIESVPRLLVPEQPHANGMILLAFLGVAVNGFAAYRVSKGESLNEKMLMWHMIEDVMGWVMVLIGAIVMKFFDIPELDAGMAIALAAWILYNVFRNLREALKVFLMASPAQIAEGAVEAAVRKIPKVVDIHHGHLWSLDGENHIFTAHVVLADGSTIEDMESVKVQVKNLVKEFGIVEATIETETFSASCVDPEHK; encoded by the coding sequence ATGTCAGAAGCAAAACAAAACCAGCATCATCACTCTCATTCACATTCGCATGGTCACCATCACCACCATGGTCATGGCGATGTTTTAGGCCGAATGAAGATGGCGTTGGCGCTGAATTTGGGATTTGCTTGTATCGAACTTGTTGGAGGATTGTGGACCAACTCCGTTGCGATCCTCAGTGATGCCCTTCATGATTTTGGTGACGCGATCGCCGTCTTGCTGGCGATCTTCCTCGAGAAATTTTCGCATAAAAAAAGTGATGGCAGTTTTTCTTACGGGTACCGTCGTTTCTCCACCTTAGGGGCGGTGATTACCGGTGTGATTCTTGTCGCGGGCTCCATTTTCATTCTTATCGAATCCGTTCCGCGCCTGCTTGTGCCTGAGCAGCCTCACGCAAACGGCATGATTCTTTTGGCGTTCCTCGGTGTAGCCGTGAACGGTTTTGCCGCTTATCGCGTATCCAAGGGCGAATCTTTGAACGAAAAGATGTTGATGTGGCACATGATCGAAGACGTCATGGGTTGGGTGATGGTGTTAATCGGCGCGATCGTGATGAAGTTTTTCGATATCCCCGAGCTCGATGCGGGGATGGCGATCGCTTTGGCGGCGTGGATTCTCTATAATGTTTTCAGAAACCTGCGTGAAGCTCTAAAGGTTTTCCTGATGGCTTCTCCGGCGCAAATCGCGGAAGGCGCGGTCGAGGCTGCGGTTCGAAAAATTCCCAAGGTCGTCGATATCCATCACGGACATTTATGGTCTTTGGACGGTGAGAATCATATTTTCACGGCTCACGTTGTTCTTGCGGATGGCTCCACCATCGAAGATATGGAAAGCGTGAAGGTGCAAGTCAAAAATCTGGTGAAAGAATTCGGAATCGTCGAAGCCACGATCGAAACTGAAACTTTCAGTGCTTCTTGTGTCGATCCCGAACACAAGTAG
- a CDS encoding COX15/CtaA family protein: MTKPQYKKLAFGLLFYTLLVILWGAWVRISHSGDGCGDTWPLCHGQLIPEAQRGKTWVEYAHRLMSGIYGFVVIYFWWVARKIYPKTHFVRKAALATLIFTITEALLGAKLVLFKLVTTNDTPYRAFVMALHQINSFMLTGAVALAFAAATLKEDLKKPSEADRRYRLLPWVIVIIGITGAWASLSNSLFPTDNLWEGFMADFSGESHFLIRLRGLHPLLALLGGGGLALFFWVKAQTAESLLIQRRSYQMALTLITGIVFGIATLLLHAPVWMKIAHLALAHTIWVILLQWVFFVRSESVRL; encoded by the coding sequence ATGACAAAACCTCAATACAAGAAACTTGCATTTGGCCTTTTGTTTTACACCCTGCTCGTCATCTTATGGGGTGCATGGGTGCGCATTTCTCATTCCGGAGACGGCTGCGGCGATACATGGCCTTTATGTCATGGCCAGCTCATTCCGGAAGCGCAACGTGGAAAAACTTGGGTCGAGTACGCTCACCGCTTGATGTCGGGAATTTACGGTTTTGTCGTGATTTATTTTTGGTGGGTTGCGCGCAAAATCTATCCGAAGACTCACTTCGTACGCAAAGCCGCTCTGGCGACTTTGATTTTTACAATCACGGAAGCTCTGCTCGGCGCAAAACTCGTCCTCTTTAAACTTGTTACAACGAACGACACTCCTTACAGAGCTTTCGTTATGGCTCTTCATCAGATCAACTCTTTTATGCTCACCGGGGCCGTCGCTTTAGCTTTCGCTGCGGCGACATTAAAGGAAGATCTTAAAAAACCTTCTGAAGCGGACCGCCGTTATCGGCTTCTTCCTTGGGTGATTGTCATAATCGGCATCACTGGAGCTTGGGCGTCCCTCTCGAATTCTCTTTTTCCGACTGACAATCTTTGGGAAGGCTTCATGGCGGATTTCTCCGGCGAGTCGCATTTTCTCATTCGCCTGAGAGGCCTTCATCCACTTCTAGCTCTTCTAGGCGGAGGTGGACTGGCGCTCTTTTTCTGGGTGAAAGCGCAAACGGCAGAGTCTCTTTTAATTCAAAGACGGTCTTATCAAATGGCTTTAACTTTGATCACGGGCATTGTCTTTGGAATTGCGACCCTTTTGCTTCACGCTCCAGTGTGGATGAAAATCGCGCATTTGGCACTCGCGCACACTATTTGGGTGATTTTGTTGCAATGGGTTTTCTTCGTGCGCAGCGAATCTGTTAGGTTGTAA
- a CDS encoding LON peptidase substrate-binding domain-containing protein yields the protein MEVFLFPLVNVTLFPRTTKPLNIFEPRYLSMIKEAVQTQTPIALGYIEDPSKVSSVRPGEKVPFVREIAGYGYAQIIEERVNGTLLIFLQGQGKLRLGKVLDRGTPYIICEGQIIPEKTILEPEFKPELDSLYKILTRWIQTHIPEPAQRDLFMRSLVHPEEIVGSFASYLVRDYDLQQMVLEYDDINDKVHFLHRLMESNELTT from the coding sequence ATGGAAGTCTTTCTTTTTCCACTAGTCAACGTGACTTTGTTTCCGAGGACGACGAAGCCCCTCAATATTTTTGAGCCGCGCTACCTTTCTATGATTAAGGAAGCCGTGCAAACTCAAACACCTATTGCTCTCGGATATATTGAAGACCCGTCTAAAGTCTCATCCGTTCGCCCGGGAGAGAAAGTCCCCTTCGTGCGTGAGATCGCAGGATACGGTTACGCGCAAATCATTGAAGAGCGAGTGAACGGGACCCTTTTGATCTTTTTGCAGGGGCAAGGCAAGTTACGTTTGGGAAAGGTCCTTGATCGCGGGACGCCTTACATTATTTGCGAAGGACAAATCATTCCGGAAAAAACAATTCTCGAACCTGAATTTAAACCGGAACTCGATTCGCTTTATAAGATTCTTACAAGATGGATTCAAACTCATATCCCAGAGCCTGCTCAGCGTGATCTTTTCATGCGCAGCTTAGTGCATCCCGAAGAAATTGTCGGAAGCTTCGCCTCTTATCTTGTGCGTGATTACGATCTGCAACAGATGGTTCTTGAATACGACGACATCAACGACAAAGTTCATTTCCTTCATCGTTTGATGGAATCAAACGAACTTACAACCTAA
- a CDS encoding DCC1-like thiol-disulfide oxidoreductase family protein, which translates to MRNVVFFDGVCHLCNGFVDAVISRDKAHLLLFAPLQGTTAEDVLPQEDRVKLDTVIYFEAGKIYYRSAAILKILTSLGGVYKLFSIAWIIPAPLRDFLYRIIAKNRYAWFGQREFCRLPTPEERSYLLP; encoded by the coding sequence ATGAGAAACGTAGTCTTTTTCGACGGTGTCTGTCACCTTTGCAATGGTTTTGTCGATGCTGTGATCAGCCGGGACAAAGCTCACCTTTTGCTTTTTGCGCCACTACAAGGGACGACGGCCGAAGACGTTTTGCCGCAAGAAGACCGGGTCAAACTTGATACAGTGATCTACTTTGAGGCAGGCAAAATTTATTATCGGTCGGCCGCTATTCTCAAAATTCTTACGAGCCTGGGCGGAGTCTATAAACTCTTTAGCATTGCGTGGATTATTCCCGCTCCCCTGCGCGATTTCCTTTATCGTATTATCGCAAAAAATCGCTATGCCTGGTTTGGTCAAAGAGAGTTTTGCCGACTGCCGACTCCGGAAGAGCGCTCTTACTTACTCCCTTGA
- a CDS encoding (deoxy)nucleoside triphosphate pyrophosphohydrolase: protein MSQKTEPVLVVAAVIRRYADPEKKILVVRRGPEQSGAGFWEFPGGKVERGESPEQALIREIDEELSLSIRVGDLLGEQDFAYPTKLIRLRVYWAETDQGDIVLTEHDAFKWCKSEDIVVDELSAADRPFVQMIQGSK, encoded by the coding sequence ATGTCTCAGAAGACCGAACCCGTCCTTGTTGTTGCTGCAGTGATTCGGCGCTATGCGGACCCCGAAAAGAAGATCTTAGTCGTGCGCCGTGGGCCAGAACAAAGTGGCGCGGGGTTTTGGGAGTTTCCCGGAGGCAAAGTTGAAAGAGGCGAGTCGCCAGAGCAAGCGCTGATCCGTGAGATCGACGAGGAATTATCGCTCTCTATCCGCGTCGGAGATTTATTAGGTGAGCAAGATTTTGCTTATCCGACCAAGCTTATTCGTTTGCGGGTTTATTGGGCTGAAACCGATCAAGGGGATATTGTTCTGACCGAGCACGACGCCTTTAAGTGGTGCAAGTCCGAAGACATCGTCGTTGACGAGCTCTCCGCGGCCGACAGGCCTTTTGTGCAGATGATTCAAGGGAGTAAGTAA
- a CDS encoding YoaK family protein, which yields MAFQAGAINTGGYLACHRFVSHVTGFGTMVGTEAAQGKWFHTLGALSVPGFFIGGTMLSAFFVDRRIQTGRRPLYPIVLFLILALTGMVAVAGNMGLFGKFGESFLARDYYLLAALCLASGIQNATITSAFGAIVRTTHLTGITTDLGIGVVRVISHSHKIQPRNNEIRANWMRIGLISFFTLGSFVSAYVYLHAQYWGFLIPCGIATILFFWSLVHFNKKLDNAS from the coding sequence ATGGCCTTTCAAGCAGGCGCCATCAATACGGGCGGCTATTTAGCCTGTCATCGCTTCGTCAGTCACGTCACAGGCTTCGGCACGATGGTGGGAACGGAAGCGGCTCAAGGAAAATGGTTTCATACTTTGGGAGCCCTCTCCGTTCCGGGATTCTTCATCGGCGGCACGATGCTTTCGGCGTTCTTCGTAGATCGCCGTATTCAAACAGGCCGACGTCCTCTTTACCCGATCGTATTGTTTTTGATTTTAGCACTGACGGGAATGGTTGCCGTTGCGGGAAACATGGGGCTCTTCGGGAAATTCGGCGAAAGTTTTCTTGCGCGCGATTATTATCTTCTTGCCGCGCTTTGTTTGGCGAGCGGAATTCAAAACGCCACGATCACTTCTGCTTTCGGCGCGATTGTGAGAACCACCCACTTAACAGGAATTACCACGGATCTGGGGATCGGGGTGGTTCGAGTGATCAGCCACTCCCACAAAATCCAACCGCGCAACAATGAGATTCGTGCGAACTGGATGCGTATCGGGCTCATTTCTTTCTTCACTTTAGGATCCTTCGTTTCCGCTTACGTTTATCTTCACGCGCAGTATTGGGGCTTCCTAATTCCATGTGGAATTGCTACAATTCTTTTCTTTTGGAGCTTAGTACATTTTAACAAAAAGCTGGATAATGCATCATGA
- a CDS encoding Na/Pi cotransporter family protein, with product MIDTHNSYFIILVSGVALFLYGMGLASSSLEKLMAGKITSLLNRLSQSKFLAILTGVILTTLMQSSGAVTSMLVGLGSARVINLRQVMGVIIGTAIGTTLTVQFISLDLGQYALPTFAIAFAFYFKAKKTVFKNLSLVFMGFGLLFLGLNLISVSSHHFAENPLLTDLFQSVRDNPGYSLLISIVFCAFVQSSAVTIGLAMSLAMVKAITFYDAMLWVYGANIGTTSVALIAAAGGNYVGRQVAWAHFFYKTISVVIFYPFTQIFIDFLLTFDTTLARSIANAHLIFNVLSAVIFYPFINKGAELIEKMFPKAASEEFGTEFVNLNNYQSSALAVSYANREIMRTADIVLGMIKDSIRLFETNDPKDFDSIKDRDNKVDFLYRETKMFLLDHANKSNTVVHQNVMNMIMFLSDLERAADAIDINILALAIKKNALKLEFSEEGWSEICNMHQQVVKVAAMAINAYQNKELCEEAIQLKRDLAKTEITLRENHISRLNRGMHTSINTSSIHLDLLSEYRRIASLLCNHAYNQRSST from the coding sequence ATGATTGACACCCATAACTCCTATTTCATCATCCTTGTCAGCGGTGTCGCGCTGTTCTTGTACGGGATGGGTTTAGCGTCTTCATCTCTTGAGAAATTGATGGCAGGGAAAATCACAAGCCTGCTAAATCGTCTGTCGCAGAGTAAATTTTTAGCGATTCTTACAGGCGTTATTCTGACGACTCTGATGCAAAGTTCGGGAGCGGTGACTTCCATGCTCGTGGGCCTGGGCTCCGCACGCGTTATCAATCTTCGTCAAGTGATGGGCGTGATCATTGGGACCGCGATCGGCACCACACTGACGGTGCAATTCATTTCTTTAGATTTGGGTCAGTACGCGCTTCCTACGTTTGCGATCGCGTTTGCGTTTTATTTTAAAGCCAAGAAAACGGTTTTCAAAAATCTCTCTCTTGTTTTCATGGGCTTCGGTCTTCTTTTCTTGGGTTTGAATCTTATCTCAGTTTCTTCGCATCATTTTGCGGAAAATCCTCTTTTAACAGATTTATTCCAAAGTGTTCGTGATAACCCAGGTTATTCGTTGCTGATTTCCATCGTGTTCTGCGCTTTTGTTCAAAGCAGTGCCGTGACAATCGGTTTGGCGATGAGCTTGGCCATGGTGAAGGCGATCACATTCTACGATGCGATGCTGTGGGTTTATGGCGCTAACATCGGAACGACTTCGGTCGCCTTGATCGCTGCCGCAGGAGGAAACTACGTCGGCCGCCAAGTGGCATGGGCGCACTTCTTTTACAAAACGATCAGTGTGGTGATATTTTATCCCTTCACACAGATTTTTATCGACTTCCTTTTGACGTTCGATACGACTCTGGCGCGCTCGATTGCCAACGCCCATTTGATTTTCAACGTTCTTTCGGCCGTGATCTTTTATCCATTCATCAACAAAGGCGCGGAACTCATTGAAAAAATGTTCCCCAAAGCCGCTTCCGAAGAGTTTGGGACTGAGTTCGTGAACTTGAATAACTATCAAAGTTCGGCCCTCGCCGTCTCTTACGCCAACCGCGAGATCATGCGCACCGCTGATATCGTTCTGGGCATGATTAAAGACTCGATCCGTCTTTTCGAGACGAATGATCCGAAAGATTTTGATTCCATCAAAGACCGCGACAACAAGGTGGATTTCCTGTATCGCGAGACAAAGATGTTCTTGCTTGATCACGCGAACAAATCCAATACGGTTGTTCACCAAAACGTGATGAATATGATCATGTTTTTAAGTGACCTGGAGCGCGCGGCCGACGCTATTGATATCAATATCCTGGCTTTGGCCATCAAGAAGAATGCTTTGAAATTGGAGTTTTCTGAAGAGGGCTGGTCGGAGATCTGCAATATGCACCAACAGGTGGTTAAAGTTGCGGCGATGGCGATCAACGCCTACCAAAATAAAGAACTTTGTGAAGAAGCTATTCAGCTTAAGCGCGATCTTGCAAAAACAGAGATCACCCTTCGCGAAAACCATATCAGTCGTTTAAACCGCGGAATGCATACATCTATCAATACAAGTTCGATCCACTTAGATCTTTTGAGTGAGTATCGCCGTATTGCAAGCTTGCTTTGCAATCACGCCTATAATCAAAGGTCATCCACATGA
- a CDS encoding DMT family protein: MMQAATPVGLLILSNIFMTFAWYGHLKSFKDSALWVAILISWGIAFFEYVLQVPANRMGYGQFTLPQLKIIQEVITMAVFAGFSVLYMKQPLKLDFLWAGLCLIGAVYFIFRSP; the protein is encoded by the coding sequence ATGATGCAAGCAGCGACCCCTGTCGGACTTCTTATTCTTTCAAATATCTTTATGACATTTGCCTGGTATGGGCATTTGAAGTCGTTTAAGGATTCGGCCTTGTGGGTCGCGATCTTGATCAGCTGGGGTATCGCCTTTTTTGAATACGTCCTACAGGTCCCGGCCAACCGCATGGGCTACGGTCAGTTCACGCTGCCCCAGCTTAAAATCATTCAAGAAGTGATCACCATGGCGGTGTTTGCGGGGTTCTCAGTTCTCTATATGAAACAACCGCTGAAGCTTGATTTTCTCTGGGCGGGTTTATGCCTTATTGGCGCCGTTTACTTTATTTTTAGGTCCCCTTAA
- a CDS encoding DUF366 family protein, translating into MHTHFIEKNFAYDGTQLRSLFGYLDHGILGPSIVSWRGPCSISFDHMVDGEDLLAKAVIQGDEMLHFIIEVFDRDLFAGVSLQRLFASISKDYLQKNAKAGLGEASLHRDGDDIYLGDRKLSISIATKSPVSTLVHFAMNITNKGTPVRTLSLEDLKLDPRRVAEDLMTSFRNEYVSIVTATQKVRPVP; encoded by the coding sequence ATGCACACGCATTTTATCGAAAAGAATTTTGCCTATGACGGAACTCAGCTGCGTTCGTTATTTGGCTATTTGGATCACGGTATTTTGGGACCTTCGATTGTTTCTTGGCGTGGGCCTTGCTCTATTTCCTTTGATCACATGGTTGATGGCGAAGACCTTTTGGCAAAAGCCGTCATTCAAGGCGATGAGATGCTTCATTTTATTATCGAAGTCTTTGATCGCGACTTGTTTGCGGGCGTTTCGCTGCAAAGACTTTTTGCTTCTATCAGCAAAGACTATCTCCAGAAAAATGCCAAGGCGGGCTTAGGGGAGGCCTCTCTTCATCGGGATGGCGATGATATTTATCTAGGCGATCGCAAACTGAGTATCAGTATTGCGACGAAGTCTCCGGTATCTACGCTGGTGCATTTTGCAATGAATATCACCAATAAAGGAACGCCGGTTCGTACGTTGTCTCTGGAAGATTTAAAATTAGATCCTCGCCGTGTGGCCGAGGACCTCATGACATCTTTTAGAAACGAGTATGTTTCCATCGTCACGGCGACGCAAAAAGTGCGCCCCGTTCCTTAA
- the queC gene encoding 7-cyano-7-deazaguanine synthase QueC, with product MKPKKKVVVLLSAGLDSTVNAFEAIKHHHEVVLALTFNYGQRAAQKEVECSAKIAAHLKIPHKVVELPWFKDFNKSSLLVESEEVPTGAAVEIDNMEKSTQSAKSVWVPNRNGIFLNIAAAFAEALGADAVIPGFNAEEAATFPDNSREFLEQATKSLWYSTANHVTVGCYTAHLKKPDIVRLGQGLKVPWELIWPCYFSGDQWCGQCESCQRSKRAFASANINVASLFKE from the coding sequence ATGAAACCAAAAAAGAAAGTGGTCGTTCTTTTATCGGCGGGTTTAGACTCGACGGTGAATGCGTTTGAGGCTATCAAACATCATCATGAGGTCGTTCTTGCATTGACCTTCAATTATGGTCAAAGAGCGGCGCAAAAAGAGGTGGAGTGCTCGGCGAAAATCGCCGCTCACCTGAAGATTCCACACAAGGTTGTGGAGTTGCCCTGGTTTAAAGATTTCAATAAATCGTCATTGCTTGTTGAGTCCGAAGAGGTGCCAACAGGAGCCGCTGTAGAAATCGACAATATGGAAAAATCCACACAAAGTGCGAAGTCCGTGTGGGTTCCAAACCGCAATGGGATCTTTTTGAATATTGCGGCGGCTTTCGCCGAGGCTTTGGGAGCGGACGCCGTTATCCCGGGTTTTAACGCGGAAGAAGCGGCGACTTTTCCCGACAACTCGCGGGAGTTTTTGGAGCAGGCGACGAAATCTCTTTGGTATTCGACGGCCAATCACGTGACTGTCGGTTGTTACACCGCTCATCTTAAAAAACCCGACATTGTTCGTTTGGGACAAGGATTGAAAGTTCCTTGGGAGTTGATCTGGCCTTGTTACTTCTCGGGCGATCAATGGTGCGGGCAGTGCGAATCTTGTCAAAGATCGAAACGAGCCTTTGCTTCCGCCAATATTAATGTCGCCTCTCTTTTTAAGGAGTAG
- the recJ gene encoding single-stranded-DNA-specific exonuclease RecJ, protein MNPLWKPRDSSTEVETPSHVEGQWPPLIGKILAARGFAESGDVEKLLFPKLADLKDPLLMKGMSQALERISQAYLNKEKICIYADFDLDGTSGLALLKTGLLALGFPEVLHYQPKRLSEGYGFHAAAVEELQKQGVSLIITVDVGITAHAAINKAKEIGVDVILTDHHLPADTIPEAYVVVNPNQGDCPSGLGYLCGAGVAFYLLRGLKRHFQDHPQLPKNNWDLKEVLDYFTIGTLTDMVPLVDDNRVLVKHGLMKLAETKKAGLRALLEELDLVDRPLTSQDVAIRFAPKLNALSRMESGVLPIDIFLLDEPKKARDMVREVMKNNSTRVQLQNDAEVEAQEILKGWQYKDFVFVASRNFHRGVVGLIATKLTQVFNKPAFVGSLGDDGMIVGSARLPQGQEACLVQAMSSAQELLSRFGGHSAAAGFEIAETRVSSFIEKLNGHFSDLREKPKPLEIFYDVEAQLSEVGAPLMKWYDFVGPFGAGFSIPLIHFSNIQVLSKRDLKGGHLRLKISDGEGKSSAEALLFTPTPRQLETLQNVPGFYNILGELQWNYFAGQKTVQILIRDLKAAT, encoded by the coding sequence ATGAATCCTCTATGGAAGCCGCGAGACTCATCAACTGAAGTGGAAACTCCTTCGCATGTCGAAGGTCAGTGGCCGCCTCTGATTGGCAAGATTTTAGCGGCGCGAGGATTCGCAGAGTCAGGGGATGTAGAAAAACTTCTCTTCCCCAAGCTCGCGGACTTGAAAGATCCTCTTTTGATGAAGGGGATGTCTCAAGCCCTTGAGCGCATCAGTCAGGCTTATCTCAATAAAGAAAAAATCTGTATCTATGCCGACTTCGATTTGGACGGGACTTCGGGCCTGGCTTTGTTGAAGACAGGCTTATTGGCTTTGGGTTTCCCTGAGGTTTTGCACTATCAGCCGAAGCGCCTTTCTGAAGGTTACGGCTTTCATGCGGCGGCGGTTGAAGAGCTGCAAAAGCAGGGTGTGTCTTTAATTATTACTGTCGACGTCGGAATTACGGCTCATGCCGCGATCAATAAAGCTAAAGAGATCGGTGTTGATGTTATTCTGACGGATCACCATTTGCCGGCGGATACTATTCCTGAGGCATATGTTGTTGTGAATCCCAATCAAGGGGATTGTCCCTCGGGATTAGGTTATCTTTGTGGTGCGGGGGTGGCGTTTTATCTTTTGCGCGGCCTCAAAAGGCACTTTCAAGATCATCCGCAACTTCCTAAAAACAATTGGGATTTAAAAGAGGTTCTTGATTATTTCACGATTGGTACATTGACCGATATGGTGCCTCTGGTGGACGACAACCGCGTTTTGGTGAAGCACGGTCTTATGAAGTTGGCGGAGACCAAAAAAGCCGGACTTCGAGCATTACTTGAAGAGTTGGATTTGGTGGATCGTCCTTTGACAAGTCAGGATGTGGCGATTCGTTTTGCTCCGAAATTGAATGCTCTTTCTCGTATGGAGTCGGGTGTTCTGCCTATTGATATTTTCTTGCTGGATGAGCCTAAAAAAGCCCGCGATATGGTTCGCGAAGTAATGAAGAACAATTCCACGCGCGTGCAGCTACAAAACGATGCGGAAGTGGAAGCTCAAGAAATACTTAAAGGTTGGCAGTATAAAGACTTTGTTTTCGTGGCTTCGCGAAACTTTCATCGGGGTGTTGTTGGCTTGATCGCCACCAAGCTCACGCAAGTCTTTAACAAGCCTGCGTTTGTAGGTTCTTTGGGTGACGATGGTATGATTGTGGGAAGTGCGCGACTGCCGCAGGGGCAGGAAGCTTGCCTGGTTCAGGCCATGTCATCAGCACAAGAGCTCTTAAGTCGTTTCGGTGGGCACTCGGCCGCTGCGGGATTTGAAATTGCTGAAACGCGTGTGAGTTCTTTTATCGAAAAGCTGAACGGACACTTTTCAGATCTTCGGGAAAAACCGAAGCCGCTGGAAATTTTCTATGACGTCGAAGCTCAGCTGTCAGAGGTGGGAGCACCTTTGATGAAGTGGTACGATTTCGTCGGCCCATTTGGTGCGGGCTTTTCGATTCCTTTGATTCATTTTTCCAACATCCAGGTTCTTTCTAAAAGGGACCTGAAGGGTGGTCATCTTCGTTTGAAAATTTCTGACGGTGAGGGAAAGTCTTCGGCGGAAGCTTTGTTGTTTACGCCAACACCTCGGCAGTTAGAAACTTTGCAGAATGTTCCTGGCTTCTATAATATTTTAGGAGAGCTGCAGTGGAACTATTTTGCAGGTCAAAAAACAGTTCAGATTCTTATTCGTGATCTAAAGGCTGCAACATGA